A section of the Oscarella lobularis chromosome 15, ooOscLobu1.1, whole genome shotgun sequence genome encodes:
- the LOC136195941 gene encoding uncharacterized protein, whose protein sequence is MLYRCAFALCFVYAVSSVKTKCKRTDLCLTCDLTEKLKKDKMLQFYCCKTTDYSYMEWRFANDNERLPYCTERGSQGLCWEYASTNAKRVHVNSAYMEAGETWKIACVVNRIGGETIHTVTIQKRKKTPIPTCPIQKNNDLRRYSCVSKSDVELKWTQKGVDFKRNCTNDGNGAFSCIQRHSNNNVTLTLDARQRPYRKYECVQGARTLCSTTKFLQ, encoded by the exons ATGCTCTACCGTTGTGCTTTCGCCTTGTGCTTCGTCTACG CCGTTTCTTCAGTCAAAACGAAATGCAAAAGAA CAGATCTCTGTCTAACTTGCGATCTAACAGAGAAGTTGAAGAAGGATAAAATGCTACAGTTCTACTGCTGCAAAACGACGGATTACTCCTATATGGAGTGGCGCTTTGCGAACGATAACGAGCGTCTACCTTATTGCACTGAACGGGGAAGCCAAGGGCTCTGTTGGGAGTACGCTTCTACGAACGCGAAAAGGGTGCACGTGAATTCGGCTTATATGGAAGCAGGCGAAACGTGGAAAATCGCCTGCGTCGTCAACCGAATCGGTGGCGAAACGATTCACACAGTCACGATTcaaaaaag GAAAAAGACTCCAATTCCAACGTGCCCAATTCAAAAGAACAACGATTTGCGTCGCTATAGCTGCGTCAGCAAATCTGACGTAGAACTAAAATGGACGCAAAAGGGCGTAGACTTTAAAAGAAACTGCACCAACGATGGAAATGGGGCGTTTTCCTGCATTCAACGCCATTCGAATAATAACGTCACACTGACGTTGGACGCGCGTCAACGCCCCTATAGGAAGTACGAGTGCGTTCAGGGAGCACGAACTCTTTGCTCTACAACGAAATTTCTTCAGTGA
- the LOC136196373 gene encoding uncharacterized protein yields MDAQWKTDVLPRLSTLVDVWAPNIDELYAAHLVDNGERDLLLHLPRREQCASLLLKILPWKGVGTYERFHRVLQRTEKRKVPFGILESSTDRTSEARADREEPIHPRWESFVESLLSDVVEVWRPHVGRLRACQLLSEQEYELLHALSHYERCRKLLINILPRKVPRLLNRFLNVEGREPNLSIVINMLEKLEKDERSEPVDHARWLIREPFLSQLVASWKLSKLTFIALREVGLISAKEYKRYISLLRFVEELEKKEISEEYATCQAYGRRKLITQLLNQMGGGDCFTVFLHVTSDRGQLPVNVGAILDSAAFETAFYDFPPSPRKAVAPAPDAKASLSQCKDPDASLFLRYRGMLLKFVKRRTLEDTVGASGSKLKCDSFSLTVPPDAVVGKAVRISFTWYEYQPEASEGVDESHITDLVVLHPCGEHFAKEVELRFDMEHVLLSEEVNAFLLYEERRAGSFIPSPVEVSTSSVYGDMTAVLHRSSLDVNTNHFCKFFACLLGCVGHCYRTLAYGRWAKGEALRSQATAAIDIFFTSSRPSHVDFVERCHRGMPVLLNGNATIYFPKRGRFTLDVAKVSDGWELVSPAAISIEKEELVQAKRHSSKFLTRSFVLKKSADDAGELWLEIHLTDDVKTNCIFSLKEYAALHSSCSSASSVDEKCSSTMSPSPQEIDLCRVPTGKELVDISQRILGQWKFVARYLDVGDTIDMISENARGDVKEQAYQMLSTWKERQGKDASVEDLCKSLVAVGLKSTAEKYIITSTIQVYAVRLLPSHRFRLLIFGHDGGGICPILAGFSAAFRAGLTDWSPDRDLSTFNPESLVCKLIYAPGDFSILLPMVCRRLAFLSFSLRPLFLYASRWQISLSQLSFAFLQLRYRP; encoded by the exons ATGGATGCCCAGTGGAAAACCGACGTTCTGCCTCGTCTTTCGACACTAGTCGACGTTTGGGCTCCTAACATTGACGAACTTTATGCTGCGCATCTTGTCGACAACGGCGAGCGCGATTTGCTGCTGCATCTTCCTCGACGCGAGCAATGCGCATCACTCCTACTCAAAATTCTGCCGTGGAAAGGAGTAGGAACGTACGAAAGATTTCACAGAGTTCTCCAAAGAACAGAAAAGCGAAAGGTTCCCTTTGGAATTCTCGAAAGTTCCACTGATCGAACGAGTGAAGCACGCGCCGATCGCGAAGAACCGATCCATCCTCGATGGGAGTCTTTTGTTGAATCGCTTCTATCGGACGTAGTCGAAGTTTGGCGTCCTCATGTGGGTCGTCTTCGTGCCTGCCAGCTTCTCAGCGAGCAAGAGTACGAATTGCTTCACGCTCTTTCCCATTACGAACGGTGTCGAAAGCTGCTCATCAACATTCTTCCACGGAAGGTACCGCGATTGCTGAACCGGTTTCTAAATGTTGAAGGCCGAGAACCCAATCTATCTATTGTCATTAATATGCTAGAGAAGctcgagaaagacgagag AAGCGAGCCAGTGGATCATGCCCGATGGCTAATTCGCGAGCCATTTCTTTCACAACTGGTGGCCTCATGGAAGTTATCGAAGCTGACATTCATTGCATTACGTGAAGTTGGACTAATTAGCGCTAAGGAGTACAAAAGGTATATCTCACTTCTGAGATTTGTTGAGGaattagagaaaaaggaaatctcTGAAGAGTATGCTACATGCCAAGCGTACGGACGTCGAAAGTTGATCACGCAACTTCTAAATCAGATGGGTGGTGGTGATTGCTTTACCGTGTTTCTCCACGTGACGTCTGACAGAGGACAGTTACCAGTAAACGTTGGAGCTATTTTGGATTCAGCTGCGTTTGAAACAGCCTTTTATGATTTTCCTCCGAGCCCAAGAAAAGCAGTAGCCCCAGCACCTGACGCAAAG GCTTCCTTGAGTCAATGTAAAGATCCTGATGCTAGCCTCTTTCTTCGATATAGAGGAATGTTGTTGAAGTTTGTAAAAAGGCGAACGCTAGAAGACACGGTAGGTGCATCGGGAAGCAAACTCAAGTGCGACTCATTTTCCTTGACTGTTCCTCCGGATGCAGTCGTGGGCAAAGCCGTACGGATTAGTTTCACTTGGTATGAGTATCAACCAGAGGCATCGGAAGGTGTCGATGAGAGTCACATAACCGACCTCGTCGTCCTACATCCTTGCGGCGAGCACTTTgcaaaagaagtcgaacTGCGTTTCGACATGGAACACGTGTTACTGTCTGAAGAGGTAAatgcttttcttttataCGAAGAGCGACGTGCGGGCTCGTTTATTCCCTCGCCCGTGGAAGTCTCTACGTCTAGTGTCTACGGCGATATGACGGCCGTACTTCATCGATCCTCTCTCGATGTCAATACAAATCATTTTTGCAAGTTCTTCGCCTGCCTCCTTGGCTGCGTGGGGCACTGCTATCGCACGCTCGCCTACGGTAGGTGGGCCAAAGGAGAAGCGCTTCGATCCCAAGCAACAGCTGCGATCGATATTTTCTTCACCTCTTCTCGACCGAGtcacgtcgacttcgtcgaaagaTGCCACAGAGGCATGCCCGTGCTTCTCAATGGCAACGCGACTATCTATTTTCCAAAGCGAGGTAGATTTACACTTGACGTTGCAAAGGTCAGCGACGGCTGGGAACTCGTTTCTCCCGCCGCGATCTCCATTGAGAAGGAAGAGCTCGTGCAGGCGAAGAGACATTCATCGAAGTTCTTAACGCGCAGTTTTGTGCTGAAGAAGTCCGCCGATGATGCAGGGGAGCTCTGGCTGGAAATCCATTTGACGGACGACGTGAAAACGAACTGTATCTTCTCATTGAAAGAATATGCTGCGCTTCAC agTTCATGCTCTTCGGCGTCTTCAGTGGACGAAA AATGTTCCTCGACGATGTCTCCGAGTCCACAAG AGATTGATCTTTGCCGAGTTCCGACAGGCAAAGAACTCGTCGATATATCGCAGCGAATCCTCGGTCAATGGAAATTCGTCGCTCGGTATCTCGACGTCGGAGATACAATTGATATGATCTCGGAGAATGCTAGGGGAGACGTGAAAGAGCAGGCATATCAAATGCTGTCTACGTGGAAAGAAAGACAAGGCAAAGATGCGTCAGTCGAAGATCTTTGCAAGTCTCTCGTGGCGGTTGGTCTCAAGAGCACAGCGGAAAAG TATATCATCACGTCAACAATACAGGTATATGCAG TTCGGTTACTTCCAAGTCACCGCTTTCGTCTACTGATCTTTGGCCACGACGGAGGTGGAATATGCCCCATTCTCGCGGGATTTTCGGCAGCGTTCCGAGCGGGTTTGACGGATTGGTCTCCGGACCGAGATCTTTCTACTTTTAATCCGGAGTCATTGGTCTGCAAATTG ATATATGCACCTGGAGATTTCTCGATTCTCTTGCCAATGGTTTGCCGGCGCCTCGcttttttatctttttcgCTTCGGCCGCTTTTCTTATATGCTTCTCGATGGCAGATTTCCCTTTCGCAGCTATCTTTCGCATTTTTGCAGCTGCGATATAGGCCATGA
- the LOC136195849 gene encoding probable serine/threonine-protein kinase drkA codes for MKAKWERLCCNGHQQMQQPTNRLQQWSSAIWNNTLYVYFGLTGTSNESTTWGYVASNDSLYRFLSTNENSSCDWNTYYSTPGTDDLTWQTAAMQPRQSCQWQSNQADGRFAFTDDKSDFYVADLSKTKWITKSKKPLSFSHKYLLLGRGSTIYSIRTVLDKNPPARLIIVGMESLKLTQCKPGDNSPSYSLYQCRLCPKGKYSDRYGATNCTDCPSGFVTKAMGSNSIKNCTCAPSTCVHGTCIIQTGYTTACICKAGFTGKACETPTTYLIGVGILVGLLLVGAFCYCLKQVKRHRRVAEYTRFELEMAEKEVAQLSNIWSVDEEEVEFKRVIGQGSFGDVWTAQYRDQIVAIKILKIKADDCTDQQLQDFKDESDLLRSIFHANIVRFIGAGKTVDDKPFIVLEYMERGSVRNELDSNYSDQPMEYALQVKYALQAAKGMRHLHRINRMHRDLKCDNLLINDKGAVKVADLGCTKIAPKITSSDESDESGTSFRGSRAVGTSLFRAPEILRGEMYDVSVDVYSYGITLWEIMTAKHPYFEKIAQRLMMADILDQIVRMDARPEFPDVCMEDLKKLAKSCWNGNPVHRPTFENIVPKLERISLSICTDLKG; via the exons GTTGTACCGGTTTCTTTCCACCAATGAAAATTCTTCTTGTGATTGGAATACGTATTACAGTACGCCCGGCACCGACGATCTGACCTGGCAAACAGCAGCAATGCAGCCAAGACAATCCTGTCAATGGCAATCAAACCAGGCGGATGGCCGTTTTGCTTTCACAGATGACAAATCGGACTTTTATGTGGCAGACCTGAGCAAAACGAAATGGATAACTAAATCTAAAAAGCCGCTTTCATTTTCACATAAATATCTGCTACTCGGGCGTGGAAGTACAATATATAGTATCAGAACAGTATTGGATAAGAATCCTCCTGCTAGGCTTATAATCGTAGGCATGGAAAGTCTCAAGTTAACGCAGTGCAAGCCTGGGGATAACAGTCCTAGCTACAGTCTCTATCAGTGTCGCCTATGCCCAAAGGGGAAATACAGCGACAGATACGGAGCCACGAACTGTACCGATTGTCCGAGCGGTTTTGTAACCAAGGCAATGGGGTCAAATTCAATAAAGAACTGCACCTGTGCGCCCAGTACGTGCGTTCATGGAACGTGCATCATTCAAACTGGCTACACAACCGCCTGTATTTGCAAAGCCGGGTTTACTGGGAAAGCGTGCGAAACACCGACCACGTACCTCATCGGTGTTGGAATTTTAGTCGGACTTCTACTCGTCGGGGCATTTTGTTATTGCCTAAAACAAGTGAAAAGGCACCGAAGAGTGGCCGAGTACACAAGATTCGAACTGGAGATGGCCGAGAAAGAGGTAGCCCAGTTGTCTAACATTTGGtcggtcgacgaagaagaagttgaATTTAAGCGTGTGATTGGACAAGGCTCGTTCGGCGACGTGTGGACTGCTCAATACCGTGATCAAATTGTGGCTATCAAAATCCTTAAGATAAAAGCAGATGATTGCACTGACCAACAATTACAAgatttcaaagacgaaagcgacctTCTCAGATCAATTTTTCACGCCAATATCGTTCGCTTTATCGGAGCTGGAAAGACTGTCGACGACAAACCGTTTATTGTTTTGGAGTACATGGAACGAGGATCAGTGCGAAACGAGCTAGACAGCAATTACTCCGATCAGCCAATGGAATATGCGCTACAAGTCAAATATGCTCTGCAGGCGGCTAAAGGAAtgcgtcatcttcatcgcATTAATCGTATGCATCGCGATCTCAAGTGCGATAACCTTCTCATCAACGACAAAGGAGCCGtcaaagtcgccgatttggGCTGCACCAAAATAGCACCGAAGATTACTAGTAGCGATGAAAGTGATGAAAGTGGTACAAGTTTTCGAGGCTCACGCGCCGTGGGTACATCACTATTTAGGGCTCCTGAAATCCTTCGCGGTGAGATGTACGATGTCTCTGTTGACGTTTACAGCTACGGAATTACATTGTGGGAAATTATGACAGCGAAGCATCCGTACTTCGAAAAAATTGCGCAACGACTGATGATGGCCGATATTCTGGATCAAATAGTCCGAATGGATGCACGACCAGAATTTCCCGATGTGTGCATGGAAGATTTGAAAAAACTGGCCAAATCATGCTGGAATGGGAATCCGGTTCATCGACCCACTTTTGAAAATATCGTTCCAAAGCTGGAAAGAATCAGTCTGTCGATATG CACTGACTTGAAAGGTTGA
- the LOC136196258 gene encoding tyrosine-protein kinase receptor Tie-1-like, protein MKYVSSKGYVHGDLAARNVLVFKNEVVKISDFGLSKSRPERLLQKRKRGWSFGITLWEVATSGGTPYPGIPTEKLFELVTSSTGYKMCKPKHCCQDLYEVMVLGWDENPARRPDFAAIVQTIEGMVEKHEKVTRSSVSRPYYKTLNCMPMVFYLLSTFALSLNVGKKSLVNYGETLTCTATGPATTGE, encoded by the exons ATGAAATACGTATCTTCAAAAGGA TATGTGCACGGTGATCTCGCCGCGAGAAACGTGCTAGTCTTCAAGAACGAAGTCGTAAAAATTTCCGACTTTGGCCTATCGAAATCTCGGCCCGAGCGATTAttacaaaaaagaaaacgtgg ATGGTCGTTCGGAATTACGCTTTGGGAAGTGGCCACATCCGGCGGAACACCCTACCCGGGAATCCCCACCGAAAAGCTATTCGAACTCGTCACCAGTTCGACAGGATATAAGATGTGCAAGCCTAAGCATTGCTGTCAAGACCT ATACGAAGTCATGGTACTAGGTTGGGACGAAAATCCGGCTCGTCGACCCGATTTCGCCGCAATTGTTCAAACAATAGAAGGAATGGTAGAAAAGCACGAAAAGGTGACTCGTTCGAGCGTCAGTAGACCATACTATAAGACTTTGAACTGCATGCCTATGGTGTTTTATCTATTGTCTACTTTTGCTTTGTCGTTGAACGTTGGCAAGAAATCGCTAGTGAATTATGGAGAAACTCTAACGTGTACGGCAACTGGACCTGCCACTACTGGGGAGTAA
- the LOC136195935 gene encoding chromatin assembly factor 1 subunit A-like — MAFFSCFVNAFTKLFACGTRQRRNDETNDGAPYEATPKREPIVAESLAPLAPENSEETASDLITEPDPVSIRIKRSRSPRNAAEANIASVEEIRLNVDSETSPESVRESLGILADHPFGCPDREETPRPLFVARAETRLSLGSTSTADSIPQLVEASTPVEASTSETSSRTSRNSAAASGRGGQKRRKNQLEKLKEKYRLKVDKAKREWELAQFKADEALRKMKIAAAKAEAALDRMRRREAAKKEKASKKILPKKNRDVDSRKPPVPTDSGLCVDPSTSGIEAESNQSNPLGRLPQIPREWGVFHLRRGQRSDANAEELEITDIE, encoded by the exons ATGGCTTTTTTCTCATGCTTCGTTAACGCCTTTACGAAACTTTTTGCCTGCGGCACGCGTCAGcgcagaaacgacgaaacgaacgacggcgCTCCTTACGAAGCGACGCCGAAACGAGAaccgatcgtcgccgaatcgctGGCACCGCTCGCTCCAGAAAATTCCGAGGAAACGGCATCTGATCTAATAACGGAGCCCGATCCCGTGTCAATTCGAATAAAACGATCGCGCTCGCCGCGCAacgccgccgaagcgaaCATTGCTTCGGTCGAG GAAATTAGACTGAACGTAGACAGCGAGACGTCGCCGGAATCCGTTAGAGAAT CCTTGGGCATTCTCGCGGATCATCCATTCGGATGTCCGGACCGAGAGGAAACTCCGCGGCCccttttcgtcgctcgagCCGAGACTCGCTTGAGTCTCGGCTCGACTTCGACTGCGGACTCGATTCCGCAGCTGGTCGAAGCCTCGACTCCGGTCGAGGCTTCGACcagcgagacgtcgtcaaggacGTCGCGCAACtccgcggcggcgtcgggcCGCGGAGGTcaaaaacgccgaaaaaatCAGCTCGAAAAGCTGAAGGAAAAATATCGACTTAAAGTCGATAAAGCGAAGCGGGAGTGGGAGTTGGCCCAATTCAAGGCCGACGAAGCGCTTCGAAAGATGAAGATCGCCGCTGCAAAAGCCGAGGCAGCGTTGGACAGGATGCGGAGGAGGGAAGcggcaaaaaaagaaaaggcgtcgaaGAAGATATTgccgaagaaaaatcgagacgtcgactcgaGAAAGCCGCCCGTACCG ACCGACTCCGGGCTCTGCGTCGATCCATCGACGTCCGGAATTGAAGCGGAGTCGAATCAATCGAACCCGCTGGGTCGTCTGCCCCAAATTCCCAGAGAATGGGGAGTATTTCATCTTCGCCGCGGGCAGCGATCCGATGCCAACGCTGAAGAGCTGGAAATAACCGATATAGAATAG